A stretch of Anaerolineae bacterium DNA encodes these proteins:
- a CDS encoding GntR family transcriptional regulator gives MSAKVADTIDRDSYIPAYVQLADILRQQIADGVFKPGDQLPSEAQLCRRYNVSPMTVRRVINMLVDEGVVVAIQGRGTFVKPIELGTAFFSLQDFQNLFTNQEESRVKLLETRILSADQRTAQKLEVEPGRRVVFIRRLIFQTGEPVLYHKEYLVYDPYRPLIEAEMEVTSLYGLFSGKGTNLKWGELAIEATVLTEEEAELLKSPAGTAAFRLEHIFYDFEDHPVSWGWFICPSNRLRFRTTVGVRGKERRE, from the coding sequence TTGAGCGCAAAGGTTGCAGACACGATAGATCGCGATTCCTATATACCCGCTTACGTCCAGTTGGCGGATATCCTGCGCCAACAGATCGCCGACGGCGTGTTCAAGCCGGGCGACCAGCTCCCGTCCGAGGCGCAGTTGTGCCGGCGCTACAACGTCAGCCCCATGACGGTGCGCCGCGTGATCAACATGCTGGTGGATGAGGGCGTAGTCGTCGCCATCCAGGGACGCGGCACCTTTGTCAAGCCCATCGAGCTAGGCACCGCCTTCTTCTCCCTGCAGGATTTTCAGAACCTTTTTACCAATCAGGAGGAATCGCGGGTTAAGCTTCTGGAGACCCGCATTCTCTCGGCGGACCAGCGCACCGCGCAAAAGCTGGAGGTGGAGCCCGGCCGGCGTGTGGTTTTCATCCGCCGGCTGATTTTCCAGACCGGCGAGCCCGTGCTCTATCACAAGGAATATCTGGTCTATGATCCCTATCGGCCGCTGATCGAAGCCGAGATGGAGGTCACTTCCCTGTACGGGCTGTTCAGCGGCAAGGGCACCAATCTCAAATGGGGTGAGCTGGCCATTGAAGCGACGGTGCTGACGGAGGAGGAGGCGGAACTGCTGAAATCGCCGGCCGGCACGGCGGCCTTCCGGTTGGAGCATATCTTCTACGATTTTGAGGATCATCCGGTGAGCTGGGGCTGGTTCATCTGCCCCAGCAACCGCTTACGGTTCCGGACCACGGTAGGAGTCAGGGGCAAGGAGCGCAGAGAATAA